From one Formosa sediminum genomic stretch:
- a CDS encoding helix-turn-helix domain-containing protein produces the protein MEVYSDIKTYFLNAFDDITDYDNQFYIMPFGKDWIAHPDPDTKYYEPHKRDFFEIGIIAQHNKNMEIGEQVFDSMQNGLAIVSPFQTIKYGERASKLEDKDEGYVIYFKSTLLDRFNQPYEVQNEFPFFKMHTLPLYYLTELDFKELTVLAETLYQEAKANKVHSLDIIKALLLILLYKVKRITSNNEGIVTVNRYATIMSKFENAIQSSQNNFRSVNEYASQLNISPIYLTECVKKTTGKSAQKIIIDYKVLHAKTLLNKQNLTNAEIAEVLGFNEVANFNQFFKRNVGITATQFRKQTNI, from the coding sequence ATGGAAGTTTATAGTGACATTAAGACGTATTTTTTAAATGCATTTGATGATATTACAGATTATGATAATCAATTTTATATCATGCCTTTTGGAAAAGACTGGATAGCGCATCCAGATCCGGATACAAAGTATTATGAACCTCATAAAAGAGATTTTTTCGAAATAGGTATTATTGCTCAGCATAATAAAAATATGGAAATAGGGGAACAAGTTTTTGATTCAATGCAAAATGGTTTAGCTATAGTGTCTCCATTTCAAACTATTAAATATGGTGAAAGAGCCTCGAAGTTAGAGGATAAAGATGAAGGGTATGTAATTTATTTTAAATCGACACTCTTAGATCGGTTTAATCAGCCTTACGAAGTGCAAAATGAATTCCCATTTTTTAAAATGCATACATTGCCTTTGTATTACTTAACAGAATTAGATTTTAAAGAGCTTACTGTTTTAGCGGAAACCTTATATCAAGAAGCTAAAGCAAACAAAGTGCATAGTTTAGATATCATTAAAGCCTTACTTTTAATTTTATTATATAAAGTAAAACGTATTACAAGTAACAATGAGGGGATTGTTACCGTAAATCGTTATGCTACAATTATGTCTAAGTTTGAAAATGCGATTCAGTCTAGTCAGAATAATTTTCGCTCTGTAAATGAATATGCATCACAACTAAATATTAGTCCAATATATTTAACCGAATGCGTAAAGAAAACTACAGGTAAAAGTGCTCAGAAGATAATTATTGATTATAAAGTGTTACATGCTAAAACCTTACTTAATAAACAAAACCTAACTAATGCTGAAATTGCTGAAGTATTAGGATTTAATGAAGTGGCTAACTTTAATCAATTTTTCAAGCGTAATGTTGGTATTACTGCAACGCAGTTTAGAAAACAAACCAATATTTAA